The Syntrophaceae bacterium genome contains a region encoding:
- a CDS encoding FAD-dependent oxidoreductase encodes MFSHLFAPGRIGNLETRNRIVMLPMTMGYSEADGTVGDRFIAYFGERAKGGAGLIMIPFSPLDVGTFLVPAVYDDRYLPGIRRLTDVLRKEGAKSACQLIVSYHVSFGDRPAELVGPSPVLNQMLRQTPRALTVDEIHHIVREYGTSARRAREGGFDAVEFIVGGGYLLNRFLSPTTNQREDEYGGSLENRMRILLEIVASIRKEAGDDFPLGVRLNVEEQMPGGHTIEISKGVARALEEAGVSFINTYTGWHESRVPTVAPFVPKGGFADLAGAIKGAVGIPVIAANRINDPVTAERILAEGKADFVGVGRALIADPHLPNKAREGRVGEIVPCLACGNCLSDILVIYKDPHGPASVSCTVNPFAGRELDFVPAAADKPGKVFVAGGGPAGLEAALIAAERGHRVTLFEKENEPGGWLRVGCLPPYKEDIRNLAESLAVRARKAGVEIRLGTVLDVATVEREKPDVLVVAVGAVPIVPDIPGIRSDSVVSAEDVLTGKKTVRGKVVVLGGGLVGCETAEFLMAKAKDIASVTVLEMLDRLAPTVSASYRPFFLGMLKMLGIRLENRTTVEEITDRGVKVNRQGTPEFIEADWVVLAAGLRVDPKAVEAFQGKAPEVIVVGDCVRPRMIKEAMQEGLAAGLKA; translated from the coding sequence ATGTTTTCGCATCTGTTTGCACCCGGACGCATCGGAAACCTGGAAACCAGGAATCGGATCGTCATGCTGCCCATGACCATGGGTTATTCCGAGGCCGACGGCACCGTCGGCGACCGCTTCATCGCCTATTTCGGCGAGCGGGCAAAGGGGGGCGCCGGGCTGATCATGATCCCCTTTTCGCCTCTCGACGTCGGGACGTTTCTTGTTCCGGCCGTGTACGACGACCGGTACCTGCCGGGAATCCGGCGGCTCACGGATGTCCTCCGAAAGGAAGGGGCAAAAAGCGCCTGCCAGCTCATCGTTTCCTATCATGTGTCCTTCGGGGACAGGCCGGCCGAGCTGGTCGGTCCCTCCCCCGTGCTGAACCAGATGCTGCGGCAGACTCCCCGGGCTCTCACAGTGGACGAGATTCACCACATCGTCAGGGAATACGGAACGTCGGCCCGCCGGGCCCGCGAGGGGGGATTCGACGCTGTCGAGTTCATCGTGGGCGGCGGCTACCTCCTGAACCGCTTCCTCTCGCCCACCACGAACCAGCGGGAGGACGAGTACGGCGGAAGCCTGGAAAACCGGATGCGGATCCTCCTGGAGATCGTCGCATCCATCCGGAAGGAGGCGGGGGATGACTTCCCGCTGGGCGTGCGCCTCAATGTGGAGGAGCAGATGCCCGGGGGACACACGATCGAGATATCGAAGGGCGTGGCCCGGGCTCTCGAAGAAGCAGGCGTGAGCTTCATCAACACGTACACCGGCTGGCATGAGTCGCGGGTGCCGACCGTGGCCCCCTTCGTCCCCAAGGGCGGCTTTGCGGACCTCGCCGGGGCGATCAAGGGCGCCGTCGGCATCCCCGTCATCGCCGCGAACCGGATCAACGACCCGGTCACGGCCGAGCGGATCCTGGCGGAGGGGAAGGCGGACTTCGTCGGTGTGGGCCGGGCCCTCATTGCGGATCCGCACCTCCCGAACAAGGCGAGGGAAGGGCGAGTCGGGGAGATCGTTCCCTGCCTGGCCTGTGGAAACTGCCTCTCCGACATCCTGGTCATCTACAAGGACCCCCACGGTCCCGCCTCGGTCTCCTGCACGGTCAACCCCTTTGCGGGCCGCGAGCTTGATTTCGTTCCCGCGGCGGCGGACAAGCCCGGGAAAGTCTTCGTTGCCGGCGGCGGTCCCGCGGGGCTGGAGGCGGCCCTCATCGCCGCCGAACGGGGGCACAGGGTCACGCTCTTCGAGAAGGAAAACGAGCCGGGAGGCTGGCTCCGGGTAGGGTGCCTGCCGCCCTACAAGGAGGACATCCGGAACCTGGCAGAGAGCCTGGCCGTGCGGGCCCGCAAGGCCGGCGTCGAGATCCGCCTGGGGACCGTCCTGGACGTCGCGACCGTCGAGCGCGAGAAGCCCGATGTCCTGGTCGTGGCGGTCGGTGCCGTGCCCATTGTCCCGGACATCCCGGGCATCCGTTCGGACAGCGTGGTCTCCGCGGAGGACGTCCTGACAGGGAAGAAGACCGTCCGGGGGAAGGTTGTCGTCCTGGGCGGAGGCCTCGTGGGATGCGAGACGGCGGAGTTTCTAATGGCGAAAGCCAAGGACATTGCGAGCGTCACCGTCCTGGAGATGCTGGACCGTCTGGCGCCGACGGTCTCGGCCAGCTATCGGCCGTTTTTCCTGGGGATGCTGAAGATGCTGGGCATCCGCCTGGAGAACCGGACGACCGTGGAGGAGATCACCGACCGGGGCGTGAAGGTCAACCGGCAGGGGACCCCTGAATTCATCGAGGCGGACTGGGTCGTTCTCGCCGCAGGCCTCCGGGTCGACCCGAAGGCGGTTGAGGCATTTCAGGGCAAAGCCCCGGAAGTCATCGTCGTAGGCGACTGCGTCCGGCCTCGCATGATCAAGGAGGCCATGCAGGAGGGGCTGGCCGCCGGCCTGAAGGCCTGA
- a CDS encoding nitroreductase, with amino-acid sequence MNISEAIRKRKSIREFKPDPVPRDILREILETAGRAPSAMNTQPWKFLVVTGDALERIKKENVEKLRAGEIPKEEHPVVGWSPDSVYRKRQVALAMQLFERMGIRREDKEERARWLERGFRFFDAPAAIILLTDRALLEGTCILDVGAVMQSICLAALEHGLGTCIEDQGVMYPDVVRKHGRIPDSDRIVIAIAIGYPNPDFPANRLESPREPVDSITVWSS; translated from the coding sequence ATGAACATCTCCGAGGCCATCAGGAAACGAAAAAGCATCCGCGAATTCAAACCCGATCCGGTTCCCCGGGACATCCTGCGGGAGATCCTGGAAACCGCCGGCCGGGCGCCGTCGGCCATGAACACGCAGCCCTGGAAGTTCCTGGTCGTAACGGGCGACGCCCTGGAGAGGATCAAGAAGGAGAATGTCGAGAAGCTCAGGGCCGGGGAAATACCCAAAGAAGAGCACCCGGTCGTGGGATGGTCCCCGGACAGTGTGTACCGGAAACGCCAGGTGGCGCTGGCCATGCAGCTGTTCGAACGGATGGGCATCCGGAGGGAGGACAAGGAGGAGAGGGCGCGCTGGCTCGAACGGGGATTCCGCTTTTTCGACGCACCGGCCGCCATCATCCTCCTGACGGACCGGGCGCTGCTTGAAGGCACATGCATCCTGGACGTCGGGGCCGTCATGCAGAGCATCTGCCTGGCGGCACTGGAGCACGGGCTGGGAACGTGCATCGAGGACCAGGGGGTGATGTATCCGGACGTGGTGCGGAAACACGGCCGGATCCCCGATTCGGACCGGATCGTCATTGCCATCGCCATCGGCTATCCCAACCCGGACTTTCCGGCCAACCGGCTCGAGAGCCCGCGTGAGCCTGTCGACAGCATCACCGTCTGGTCGTCATAA
- a CDS encoding TetR/AcrR family transcriptional regulator, whose product MGVAERKQTERNARVKLILDSAAAVFREKGFRDSTIEDIAARAKIAKGTIYLYFKSKSDLYFCLVEPALESLSKRLIEIAQDKEDGPDNRMRRLGRAIYDFYERDTDEYFFLIRYNEDEYPKLLPEDRLARFKCIMRCNLEQGEIVIREGVEKGVFKNINPYAGAVIFWSVFIGMIHFQENRMKQGKKDYRKATLDYLGIFIDGLHTHELNASMSTFIV is encoded by the coding sequence ATGGGTGTTGCTGAAAGAAAACAGACGGAGAGAAACGCCAGAGTCAAACTGATTCTCGACAGCGCGGCGGCCGTCTTTCGGGAGAAGGGGTTCCGGGATTCGACCATCGAAGACATCGCGGCCCGCGCCAAGATTGCCAAGGGAACCATTTATCTGTATTTCAAGAGCAAGTCCGATCTCTATTTCTGCCTGGTCGAGCCGGCGCTCGAATCCCTTTCCAAGCGCCTGATTGAGATCGCCCAGGACAAGGAAGACGGACCTGACAACCGCATGCGCCGACTCGGCCGGGCGATCTACGATTTCTATGAAAGGGACACGGATGAGTATTTCTTCCTGATCCGCTACAACGAGGATGAGTACCCGAAGCTGCTGCCGGAGGACAGGCTGGCGCGCTTCAAGTGCATCATGCGGTGCAACCTCGAGCAGGGGGAGATCGTCATTCGGGAGGGCGTTGAAAAGGGAGTTTTCAAGAACATCAATCCGTATGCGGGTGCGGTCATATTCTGGAGCGTCTTCATCGGCATGATTCACTTCCAGGAGAATCGGATGAAACAAGGGAAAAAGGATTACCGGAAGGCGACGCTGGACTATCTGGGGATTTTCATCGATGGCCTGCACACGCACGAATTGAACGCATCAATGAGCACGTTCATAGTCTAA
- a CDS encoding NAD(P)/FAD-dependent oxidoreductase: MEENYDVIVVGAGVGGLTVASLAAKEGRKTLLVEQCDRVGGRALTIRGEEILWHGASWYKSLLAKQYTWIPYAEPVLEDIIARQMLKGYTLDVGYHGVALNGDGYFLDLDERLGTGVPMVGNINSTYIGDEWYLDFDAGKMDERLKKIAEDNRIPFVKFYLAAARLKDEDFDRLESVSVTQWCRENGLYENKTIFGMIHAVSTLITTINDPDDISIGDIFRYMGQVINPRFKAGRARWPSGFTTGGIMRWSQAVANRFRELGGTLELNARVREILIENGQAVGVAVEDGSGAIRKITAGKVVSNIPIQDIFKVADKGAFPAEWADRMEGLYGYGSIAPYFGLNRLVLPEREWKVGVKDTYVIPKEEGFEYNVYMCWNIQSQTDPSCAPGGKHLMTAYAPVTEKEAKDRDLMVKACRLIIDYLERRYPGFKKSVDWALFPTAWKLEGVAKSKTQAGTLKAPVEAPGVAGLYFTGDTVKGYGVAMDCAVAAGLICASRITGKDYGVS, translated from the coding sequence ATGGAAGAAAATTATGATGTAATCGTCGTCGGAGCCGGAGTCGGCGGGCTGACCGTCGCCTCCCTGGCCGCGAAGGAAGGACGGAAGACGCTCCTGGTGGAGCAGTGCGACCGGGTCGGGGGACGGGCCCTGACGATCCGCGGGGAGGAGATCCTGTGGCACGGAGCCTCCTGGTACAAGTCGCTCCTGGCGAAACAGTACACCTGGATCCCCTATGCCGAGCCGGTCCTGGAGGACATCATCGCCCGGCAGATGCTGAAAGGCTACACGCTGGACGTGGGTTATCACGGCGTGGCCCTCAACGGCGACGGGTATTTCCTGGATCTCGACGAGCGGCTGGGCACCGGCGTTCCCATGGTGGGAAACATCAACAGCACGTATATCGGCGATGAATGGTACCTGGATTTCGATGCCGGGAAGATGGACGAGCGTCTGAAGAAGATCGCGGAGGACAACAGGATTCCCTTCGTCAAGTTCTATCTCGCGGCGGCCAGGCTCAAGGACGAGGACTTCGACCGCCTGGAATCCGTTTCCGTTACCCAGTGGTGCAGGGAAAACGGACTCTACGAGAACAAGACGATCTTCGGCATGATCCACGCCGTCTCGACCCTCATCACGACGATCAACGATCCCGACGACATTTCCATCGGCGACATCTTCCGCTACATGGGGCAGGTGATCAATCCGCGCTTCAAGGCCGGGCGGGCCAGGTGGCCCTCCGGGTTCACCACCGGCGGCATCATGCGCTGGAGCCAGGCCGTGGCCAACCGCTTCCGGGAGCTGGGCGGCACCTTGGAGCTGAATGCCCGCGTCCGGGAGATCCTGATCGAAAACGGGCAGGCCGTCGGCGTCGCCGTTGAAGACGGATCCGGCGCCATCCGGAAAATCACCGCCGGGAAGGTGGTCAGCAATATCCCGATTCAGGACATCTTCAAAGTGGCCGACAAGGGCGCCTTTCCCGCGGAGTGGGCCGACCGGATGGAAGGCCTCTACGGGTACGGCTCCATCGCGCCCTACTTCGGGCTGAACCGGCTCGTCCTGCCGGAGCGGGAGTGGAAGGTCGGGGTGAAGGACACCTACGTCATCCCGAAGGAAGAAGGCTTCGAATACAACGTCTACATGTGCTGGAACATCCAGTCCCAGACGGATCCCTCCTGCGCCCCCGGAGGAAAGCACCTGATGACGGCCTACGCCCCGGTCACGGAAAAGGAGGCAAAAGACAGGGATTTGATGGTCAAGGCCTGCCGGCTCATCATCGACTACCTGGAGCGCCGCTACCCCGGGTTCAAGAAGAGCGTGGACTGGGCCCTCTTCCCAACGGCCTGGAAGCTGGAGGGAGTGGCGAAGTCCAAGACCCAGGCGGGCACCCTGAAGGCCCCCGTCGAGGCCCCCGGCGTGGCGGGGCTGTACTTCACCGGCGACACGGTAAAGGGGTACGGCGTGGCCATGGACTGCGCGGTGGCGGCGGGCCTGATCTGTGCCTCCCGGATCACCGGGAAGGACTACGGCGTCTCCTGA
- a CDS encoding AMP-binding protein has translation MNRNIARFLDRNIETYGEYEQFVFLGNDGPRRIRNTDIRSRAQALAAGLKKAGIKRGDAICTVVSNVPEIPEIINGINRCGAIYLPVVFLLTAAEIRYILEDSGARVIITETMLLPKILEAAKGVASVGKIIVIGGETRDDTVSYTDVLKEADGGGDIETVDAEDVAILMYTSGTTGVPKGVMITHRNMEAQMRNGVVYTGCEYMSTVLVTVPMNHILGVLTCLEGNYVGTITYMMQPFDPRKVLDAIREYRLEYTPLVPTMIVYMMMVFDPKKDDLSASKMFISAGGPLSVETQVQAMKLFGADIRVSYGCTETAGTITRQHHERPIKPGSAGAPIASMSLLIVDDNGREVPRGAEGEVICKGPVVMKGYWNKPKETAEVLKDGWFHTGDLGRLDEDGELYITGRKKDLIIKGGENIDPGVIEGILYKHPAVMECAVVGMKDEKFGEEVAAAITRKPGMETTEEEFLAYLNENMKAFVAPKRIFFLNGLPKTTLGKVLKREIRKIINEE, from the coding sequence ATGAATCGCAACATCGCGCGCTTTCTGGATCGCAACATCGAGACCTACGGCGAGTACGAGCAGTTCGTTTTCCTGGGGAACGACGGACCCCGGCGGATCAGGAACACGGACATCCGCAGCCGGGCGCAGGCCCTGGCCGCGGGACTGAAGAAGGCGGGAATAAAACGGGGAGACGCCATCTGTACGGTCGTGAGCAACGTGCCGGAGATCCCCGAGATCATCAACGGCATCAACCGGTGCGGCGCCATTTACCTTCCCGTGGTGTTCCTGCTCACGGCGGCGGAGATCCGCTACATCCTGGAAGACTCGGGTGCCCGGGTGATCATCACGGAGACGATGCTGCTCCCGAAGATCCTGGAGGCCGCCAAGGGGGTGGCGTCGGTCGGGAAGATCATCGTCATCGGCGGTGAGACCCGCGACGACACGGTATCCTACACGGATGTCCTGAAGGAAGCCGACGGCGGGGGGGACATCGAGACGGTGGACGCGGAAGACGTGGCCATCCTCATGTACACGTCCGGCACGACGGGCGTTCCCAAGGGGGTGATGATCACCCATCGCAACATGGAAGCCCAGATGCGCAACGGCGTCGTCTACACCGGGTGCGAGTACATGTCGACCGTGCTGGTCACCGTCCCCATGAACCACATCCTGGGGGTTCTCACCTGCCTGGAGGGCAACTACGTCGGCACCATCACCTATATGATGCAGCCCTTCGATCCGCGGAAAGTGCTGGACGCAATCCGCGAGTACCGGCTCGAATACACCCCCCTGGTCCCGACCATGATCGTCTACATGATGATGGTCTTCGACCCCAAGAAAGACGACCTGTCGGCGTCGAAGATGTTCATCTCCGCCGGCGGCCCCCTCAGCGTGGAGACGCAGGTGCAGGCGATGAAGCTGTTCGGCGCGGACATCCGGGTTTCCTACGGGTGCACCGAGACGGCCGGCACCATCACCCGGCAGCACCATGAGCGGCCCATCAAGCCGGGAAGCGCAGGTGCGCCCATCGCCTCCATGAGCCTGCTCATCGTCGATGACAACGGCCGGGAAGTTCCCCGCGGAGCGGAGGGGGAGGTCATCTGCAAGGGACCCGTCGTCATGAAGGGGTACTGGAACAAGCCGAAGGAAACGGCCGAGGTCCTGAAAGACGGCTGGTTCCACACGGGCGACCTGGGGCGGCTCGACGAGGACGGGGAGCTCTACATCACCGGCCGCAAGAAGGACCTGATCATCAAGGGAGGCGAGAACATCGATCCCGGAGTCATCGAGGGAATCCTCTACAAGCATCCCGCCGTCATGGAGTGCGCCGTCGTCGGCATGAAGGACGAGAAGTTCGGGGAGGAAGTGGCCGCCGCGATTACCCGGAAGCCGGGAATGGAGACCACGGAAGAGGAGTTTCTTGCCTATCTGAACGAAAACATGAAGGCGTTCGTGGCACCGAAGCGAATATTCTTCCTCAATGGGCTGCCGAAAACAACACTGGGCAAGGTTCTCAAGCGGGAGATCCGGAAGATCATCAATGAAGAATAA
- a CDS encoding NAD(P)/FAD-dependent oxidoreductase, whose translation MGKYDAIIVGAGIAGLGVGSLLQDKGLKTAVFEKSKVVGGRSRTFELPGGWRIDMGTHCVDQGIHSSCNKLLQVLGKEIPWSHNLEGFMFYDEDGTWKPMMEYLNLSAGEKQELLDLQKWIGSATDEIIDHYDNVSLTKLLEEKVKSPRIAEFCKTVGMVQTTLTESDIISAGEFIHIYRDQIRVSISPDLPFNAVRMPLGGVATMMAAMEAAYRERGGTLNLGTPIRKVNVRKGEMTEVVTDGGAYSAPIVVIAAPIWNVLRFLSMDEMAQFAPAWAKRMKECEFETSASTGFTIGTRVPLFTDKCYLSAWRVPGVGLPLQILGHTNFDDTIAPPGHMIAFIGACGTPAQIGNAEFRKKTLEQFWEVVKKMFPNVERDLVWRQDGFTIGIDGLSRSPGMTGRYRLPVFLPEVPGLYFAGDCYTGRGVGMNTAASSAMICAGEILARQGK comes from the coding sequence ATGGGAAAGTACGATGCAATCATTGTCGGGGCCGGCATCGCCGGCCTCGGCGTTGGCAGTCTTCTCCAGGACAAGGGCCTGAAGACGGCGGTTTTCGAGAAGAGCAAGGTCGTCGGCGGGCGTTCGAGAACATTCGAGCTTCCCGGCGGCTGGCGGATCGACATGGGAACGCACTGTGTCGACCAGGGCATCCACTCGTCCTGCAACAAGCTGCTCCAGGTCCTGGGAAAGGAGATCCCCTGGTCCCACAACCTGGAGGGCTTCATGTTCTACGACGAAGACGGAACGTGGAAGCCCATGATGGAGTACTTGAACCTCTCGGCGGGCGAAAAGCAGGAGCTTTTGGACCTGCAGAAGTGGATCGGTTCCGCCACGGACGAGATCATCGACCACTACGACAACGTCTCGCTGACGAAGCTCCTCGAAGAGAAGGTGAAGTCTCCCCGGATCGCCGAGTTCTGCAAGACCGTCGGCATGGTCCAGACGACCCTGACGGAGTCGGACATCATCTCCGCGGGCGAGTTCATCCACATCTACCGGGACCAGATCCGCGTCTCCATCAGCCCGGACCTTCCCTTCAACGCGGTGCGGATGCCCCTGGGCGGCGTCGCGACGATGATGGCGGCCATGGAGGCGGCCTACCGCGAGAGGGGAGGAACGCTCAACCTGGGGACGCCGATCCGGAAGGTCAACGTCCGCAAGGGGGAAATGACGGAGGTTGTGACGGATGGCGGCGCGTATTCCGCGCCGATCGTCGTCATCGCCGCGCCCATCTGGAACGTGCTCCGGTTCCTTTCCATGGACGAGATGGCGCAGTTCGCCCCGGCCTGGGCGAAGCGCATGAAGGAATGCGAGTTCGAGACCAGCGCGTCCACGGGCTTCACCATCGGAACCAGGGTGCCCCTGTTCACCGACAAGTGCTACCTCTCCGCCTGGCGCGTGCCCGGCGTGGGGCTGCCACTGCAGATCCTGGGGCACACGAACTTCGACGACACGATCGCGCCCCCGGGGCACATGATCGCCTTCATCGGGGCCTGCGGCACGCCGGCGCAGATCGGGAACGCGGAGTTCCGCAAGAAGACCCTGGAACAGTTCTGGGAGGTCGTTAAAAAAATGTTTCCTAACGTGGAGCGGGACCTGGTGTGGAGGCAGGACGGCTTCACCATCGGGATCGACGGCCTGAGTCGTTCACCCGGAATGACTGGGCGGTACAGGCTTCCCGTTTTCCTTCCCGAGGTGCCGGGGCTGTATTTTGCCGGCGACTGCTACACGGGGCGGGGCGTCGGGATGAACACGGCCGCCAGCTCCGCCATGATCTGCGCCGGTGAGATCCTGGCCCGGCAGGGAAAGTAG
- a CDS encoding acyl--CoA ligase, whose product MILRDLFKKHAKEIPNDEALVFKERRISYKEYDERTDRVAMGLLKLGVKRGDRIGIYGPLWPEIVMAHFGATKVGAIGVPLSVRTTPPELKFFVNDSEISVLFMPSGFMGADFLANLEAVRKEMPTLKHVVCFDKEADGILLWEKFLAEPDAAALKKAADAIEEDDPALFIYTSGTTGVPKAAMLTHRNLITYTNAQIECMEYHRGHSIVLNLPFAHVGGAVMGITCNLNAGNKVIMMDVFNPEETLRLVAEEKATTLGQVPAMYAMELAHPNLGKYDISTLKIPIVSSQPCPSELISAFKKVVGVIPLNAYGLTECTAAITFTHQNDGEEKLTYSVGKPISCIEMVLKDDNGNIVPQGGAGEICVKGPVVMKGYWKRPEEDAKVFDKDGFLHTGDMGRFEEDGSLVIVGRKKEMYIRGGENVYPPEIEDVICKHPDVMLAAVIGRPHEKWGEVGRAYVMPKPGKNPTPEEIKEFLKDKLSNFKLPEDIIVRPMLPLTPLGKVKKLDLYHEMKKELGRK is encoded by the coding sequence ATGATTTTGAGAGACCTTTTCAAGAAGCATGCGAAGGAGATTCCGAACGACGAGGCGCTGGTCTTCAAGGAGCGCAGGATCTCGTACAAGGAGTACGACGAGAGGACCGACCGGGTGGCCATGGGCCTCCTGAAGCTGGGCGTTAAGAGGGGAGACCGGATCGGGATCTACGGGCCGCTGTGGCCGGAAATCGTCATGGCCCACTTCGGGGCGACGAAGGTCGGGGCCATCGGCGTACCCCTGAGCGTCCGGACCACGCCGCCGGAGCTCAAGTTCTTCGTCAACGACTCGGAGATCTCCGTCCTGTTCATGCCGAGCGGCTTCATGGGTGCTGACTTCCTGGCGAACCTGGAGGCGGTGCGGAAGGAAATGCCGACCCTCAAACACGTGGTGTGCTTCGACAAGGAGGCGGACGGAATCCTGCTCTGGGAGAAGTTCCTGGCGGAGCCCGACGCGGCGGCGCTCAAGAAGGCGGCCGATGCCATCGAGGAGGACGATCCCGCCCTGTTCATCTACACCTCCGGGACGACGGGCGTACCCAAGGCGGCCATGCTGACCCACAGGAACCTGATTACCTATACGAATGCGCAGATCGAATGCATGGAGTATCATCGCGGCCACAGCATCGTCCTGAACCTCCCCTTCGCCCACGTCGGCGGCGCCGTCATGGGGATTACCTGCAACCTCAATGCGGGCAACAAGGTCATCATGATGGACGTCTTCAACCCCGAGGAAACCCTCCGCCTGGTCGCCGAGGAAAAGGCGACGACCCTGGGGCAGGTGCCCGCCATGTATGCCATGGAGCTCGCCCACCCCAACCTTGGCAAATACGACATCAGCACGCTGAAAATTCCCATTGTCTCCTCCCAGCCCTGCCCATCGGAGCTGATCTCGGCCTTCAAGAAGGTCGTCGGCGTCATCCCCCTCAACGCGTACGGACTGACGGAGTGCACCGCCGCCATCACCTTCACGCACCAGAATGACGGCGAGGAGAAGCTGACCTACTCCGTGGGCAAGCCCATTTCGTGCATCGAGATGGTCCTCAAGGACGATAATGGGAACATCGTTCCCCAGGGCGGCGCGGGCGAGATCTGCGTGAAGGGCCCCGTCGTCATGAAGGGCTACTGGAAGCGGCCGGAAGAGGACGCCAAGGTCTTCGACAAGGACGGCTTCCTGCACACCGGGGACATGGGCCGGTTCGAGGAGGACGGGTCGCTGGTCATCGTCGGCCGGAAAAAGGAGATGTACATCCGGGGCGGCGAAAACGTCTATCCCCCGGAGATCGAAGACGTGATATGCAAGCATCCGGACGTCATGCTGGCGGCGGTCATCGGGCGTCCCCACGAGAAGTGGGGCGAGGTCGGCCGGGCCTATGTCATGCCCAAGCCGGGAAAGAACCCGACCCCGGAGGAGATCAAGGAGTTCCTGAAGGACAAGCTCTCCAACTTCAAGCTTCCCGAGGATATCATCGTCCGTCCCATGCTGCCGCTGACGCCGCTGGGAAAGGTCAAGAAGCTCGATCTCTACCATGAGATGAAGAAGGAGCTGGGAAGAAAATAA